One region of Clavibacter michiganensis subsp. tessellarius genomic DNA includes:
- a CDS encoding sigma-70 family RNA polymerase sigma factor codes for MTMTPTRPTATDTTSTDSALDPIEAVGPVDPYADSDLPEPSLVTPGASTDAVKDYLRQIGRVPLLTAELEVSVARRIEVGVLSQEVLDTRTDLTASERREYQTLAQDGMRAKQHLVNANLRLVVSIAKRYTGRGLPFLDLIQEGNMGLVRAVEKFDYQAGFKFSTYASWWIKQSITRGMADTSRTIRIPVHTVEHINRINAVQRELAVELGRDPSMEEIARESDTPVTKVRYLLDRAQEPMSLQVLVGGSGGDGDTEMADLIEDADVTQPIDVVTQQLMAAHVTRLIDGLAERDAEVVRMRFGLAGLEPRSLAYVSQQLGVTRERVRQIEKKCLAKLRIPELETYIRG; via the coding sequence ATGACGATGACACCGACCAGGCCCACGGCCACCGACACCACCAGCACCGACTCCGCCCTCGATCCGATCGAGGCCGTCGGCCCCGTGGATCCGTACGCGGACTCCGACCTCCCCGAGCCGTCGCTCGTCACGCCCGGCGCCAGCACCGACGCCGTCAAGGACTACCTGCGCCAGATCGGCCGCGTCCCCCTGCTCACCGCCGAGCTGGAGGTGAGCGTCGCCCGCCGCATCGAGGTGGGCGTCCTCTCCCAGGAGGTGCTGGACACCCGCACCGACCTGACGGCGTCCGAGCGCCGCGAGTACCAGACGCTCGCCCAGGACGGGATGCGCGCGAAGCAGCACCTCGTGAACGCGAACCTGCGCCTCGTCGTGAGCATCGCCAAGCGCTACACGGGCCGCGGCCTGCCGTTCCTGGACCTCATCCAGGAGGGCAACATGGGCCTCGTCCGGGCGGTCGAGAAGTTCGACTACCAGGCCGGCTTCAAGTTCTCGACCTACGCGTCGTGGTGGATCAAGCAGTCCATCACCCGGGGCATGGCCGACACGAGCCGCACCATCCGGATCCCCGTGCACACGGTGGAGCACATCAACCGGATCAACGCCGTGCAGCGTGAGCTCGCGGTGGAGCTCGGCCGCGACCCCTCCATGGAGGAGATCGCGCGCGAGTCGGACACGCCCGTCACCAAGGTGCGCTACCTGCTCGACCGCGCGCAGGAGCCCATGTCGCTGCAGGTCCTCGTGGGCGGCAGCGGCGGCGACGGCGACACCGAGATGGCCGACCTCATCGAGGACGCCGACGTCACGCAGCCCATCGACGTGGTGACGCAGCAGCTCATGGCCGCGCACGTCACGCGCCTCATCGACGGGCTCGCCGAGCGCGACGCCGAGGTCGTGCGGATGCGCTTCGGCCTCGCGGGCCTCGAGCCCCGCTCGCTCGCGTACGTCAGCCAGCAGCTCGGCGTGACGCGCGAGCGCGTGCGCCAGATCGAGAAGAAGTGCCTCGCGAAGCTCCGCATCCCGGAGCTGGAGACGTACATCCGCGGCTGA
- a CDS encoding histidine phosphatase family protein, with the protein MVASRIHLVRHGEVHNPDGVLYGRIPGFGLSELGHRMADAAAQALEESGAPVNRIIASPLQRAQESAAPWAERFALEVTTDERVIEPTNRFEGSRFPSPARIASSPRLWPLVVDPVKPSWGESYRSIAARMAEAVKAAHRSVPDGDVVIVSHQLPIWMVHLSLAGERLFHDPRKRRCALSSITTVERVGDRFVETGYVDAAAGLSDLAVDEGAV; encoded by the coding sequence GTGGTCGCCTCACGAATCCATCTCGTCCGTCACGGCGAGGTGCACAACCCCGACGGAGTGCTCTACGGACGCATCCCGGGGTTCGGCCTCTCCGAGCTCGGCCACCGCATGGCCGACGCCGCCGCGCAGGCGCTGGAGGAGTCCGGGGCTCCCGTCAACCGGATCATCGCCTCGCCCCTGCAGCGTGCGCAAGAGTCCGCTGCTCCCTGGGCCGAGCGCTTCGCCCTCGAGGTCACGACCGACGAGCGCGTCATCGAGCCCACCAACCGCTTCGAGGGCTCCCGCTTCCCCTCGCCCGCCCGCATCGCGAGCTCCCCGCGGCTCTGGCCGCTCGTCGTCGACCCGGTGAAGCCGAGCTGGGGCGAGTCCTACCGCTCCATCGCGGCCCGCATGGCCGAGGCCGTCAAGGCCGCGCACCGGTCGGTGCCGGACGGCGACGTCGTCATCGTCAGCCACCAGCTGCCCATCTGGATGGTGCACCTCTCCCTCGCGGGCGAGCGCCTCTTCCACGACCCGCGCAAGCGCCGCTGCGCGCTGTCGAGCATCACCACCGTCGAGCGCGTGGGCGACCGGTTCGTCGAGACCGGCTACGTCGACGCGGCGGCCGGCCTGTCCGACCTCGCGGTCGACGAGGGGGCGGTCTGA
- a CDS encoding TlpA family protein disulfide reductase — MPVRRRTLLAAAGSALAAVALSGCTQDPLAAEFRAGDNKRYIAGDGTFTEVPLADRAAPVDFSGTLSDGTEITSAEYRGSVTVVNFWYAECPPCRLEAKDLQAASEEHAADGVKFLGVNTRDQAPNVDSFDSTYGITYPSVLDVEDTRMQLAFAGTIAPNAVPATIVLDRQGRVASRVLGQIDPGVLRTLVSDTVAEPAG; from the coding sequence ATGCCCGTCCGCCGCCGCACCCTCCTCGCCGCCGCGGGATCCGCGCTCGCCGCCGTCGCGCTGAGCGGCTGCACGCAGGATCCGCTCGCCGCCGAGTTCCGCGCGGGCGACAACAAGCGCTACATCGCGGGCGACGGCACGTTCACGGAGGTCCCGCTGGCCGACCGCGCCGCCCCCGTCGACTTCTCCGGCACCCTCTCCGACGGCACCGAGATCACGTCCGCCGAGTACCGCGGATCCGTCACGGTGGTCAACTTCTGGTACGCCGAGTGCCCGCCCTGCCGCCTCGAGGCGAAGGACCTGCAGGCCGCGAGCGAGGAGCACGCGGCCGACGGCGTGAAGTTCCTCGGCGTGAACACGCGCGACCAGGCGCCCAACGTCGACTCGTTCGACTCCACGTACGGCATCACCTACCCGTCCGTCCTCGACGTCGAGGACACGCGCATGCAGCTCGCGTTCGCCGGCACCATCGCGCCGAACGCCGTGCCCGCCACCATCGTGCTCGACCGCCAGGGCCGCGTCGCGTCCCGGGTGCTCGGGCAGATCGACCCCGGGGTGCTCCGCACGCTCGTCTCCGACACCGTCGCGGAGCCGGCGGGCTAG
- a CDS encoding cytochrome c biogenesis CcdA family protein, whose protein sequence is MDQIQGALSGQLLVAVPLALLAGLVSFASPCVLPLVPGYLGYIGGMAEAKGGSATRRRLLLGTALFVLGFSAVFIVTTLVSATAGFWLMRWQDLITRILGVVLIVMGLVFTGRLGFLQRQVKSSWRPATGLAGAPLLGVVFGVGWAPCIGPTLAVVISMSLTSADAGRGVLLGVAYCIGLGVPFLLVALGLGWMTRTVGFLRRHIRTVNLVGGALLVLIGVLMVSGLWSAWMLQLQGVIASYVPAI, encoded by the coding sequence GTGGACCAGATCCAGGGCGCCCTCTCGGGCCAGCTCCTCGTCGCGGTGCCGCTGGCGCTGCTCGCGGGACTGGTCTCGTTCGCCTCCCCCTGCGTGCTGCCGCTCGTGCCGGGCTACCTCGGGTACATCGGCGGCATGGCCGAGGCCAAGGGCGGATCCGCCACGCGTCGCCGCCTGCTCCTCGGCACGGCGCTGTTCGTGCTCGGCTTCTCCGCCGTGTTCATCGTCACCACGCTCGTCTCGGCCACCGCCGGCTTCTGGCTCATGCGCTGGCAGGACCTCATCACGCGGATCCTCGGGGTCGTCCTCATCGTCATGGGGCTCGTCTTCACCGGGCGGCTCGGCTTCCTCCAGCGCCAGGTGAAGAGCTCGTGGCGGCCGGCCACCGGGCTCGCGGGCGCGCCGCTGCTCGGCGTCGTGTTCGGCGTCGGCTGGGCGCCCTGCATCGGCCCGACCCTCGCCGTCGTCATCTCGATGAGCCTCACCTCCGCCGACGCGGGCCGCGGCGTCCTGCTCGGCGTCGCCTACTGCATCGGGCTCGGCGTGCCGTTCCTCCTCGTGGCCCTCGGCCTCGGCTGGATGACGCGCACCGTCGGGTTCCTCCGTCGTCACATCCGCACCGTCAACCTCGTCGGGGGAGCGCTGCTCGTGCTCATCGGCGTGCTGATGGTCTCCGGCCTCTGGTCGGCGTGGATGCTCCAGCTCCAGGGGGTGATCGCCTCGTATGTCCCGGCCATCTGA
- a CDS encoding cytochrome c biogenesis protein ResB yields the protein MSRPSDHVDSPRQAPRPSSADGAPIAQPKLGFLGTLRWFWRQLTSMRTALFLLLMLAFAAIPGSLVPQRSSDPNGVTQFRADNPDLYPVLDKLQVFDTYSSVWFSSIYLLLFISLIGCVVPRAKHHFDALRQAPPKTPARLSRLAGYTTRTTTADPVDAIRQARALLKRQRYRTLLVDDASAAGGVLSVSAERGYLRETGNLVFHSALVGILVTVGIGGGFGYSGQKVLVEGQSFVNTLSTFDSFNPGRFFDDSSLTPYRVKLDALHVEYEQENPNAIGQPLDFTADVTADVPGGQPQDREVKVNDPLAIGGTDMYLLGNGYAPHVTVRDPEGKSVYSADVPFLPQDAKLKSLGVVKVPDGLREQVGMIGFFYPTLDDSRTPFTSSYPDLDDPVLTLNVYTGDLGINTGVPTSVYTLQVDTLTQLTGGQTGVQGLRMAPGQTVDLPDGLGTVTLDSVPRFVSFDVHHDPTQGWVLLFAILILGGLLTSLFVPRRRVWVKAVPQADGSTTLEYAGLARGEDPTLEAAVAALADKHASGLAPGAMSEAEVRLPS from the coding sequence ATGTCCCGGCCATCTGACCACGTCGACTCGCCGCGCCAGGCGCCGCGCCCGTCCTCCGCCGACGGCGCGCCCATCGCGCAGCCCAAGCTCGGGTTCCTCGGCACGCTCCGCTGGTTCTGGCGTCAGCTCACGAGCATGCGCACGGCGCTGTTCCTGCTCCTCATGCTCGCGTTCGCGGCCATCCCCGGGTCGCTCGTGCCGCAGCGCAGCTCCGACCCGAACGGCGTCACGCAGTTCCGCGCGGACAACCCGGACCTCTACCCGGTCCTCGACAAGCTCCAGGTGTTCGACACCTACAGCTCGGTCTGGTTCTCCTCCATCTACCTGCTGCTGTTCATCAGCCTCATCGGCTGCGTCGTGCCGCGCGCCAAGCACCACTTCGACGCGCTGCGCCAGGCGCCGCCCAAGACGCCCGCGCGCCTGTCCCGGCTGGCGGGGTACACGACGCGGACGACCACGGCGGATCCGGTCGACGCCATCCGCCAGGCCCGCGCGCTCCTCAAGCGCCAGCGGTACCGCACCCTGCTCGTGGACGACGCGTCGGCGGCGGGCGGCGTCCTCTCCGTGTCGGCCGAGCGCGGCTACCTGCGCGAGACCGGCAACCTCGTGTTCCACTCGGCGCTGGTGGGGATCCTCGTCACGGTCGGCATCGGCGGCGGCTTCGGCTACTCCGGGCAGAAGGTGCTCGTCGAGGGCCAGTCGTTCGTCAACACGCTCTCGACCTTCGACTCGTTCAACCCCGGCCGGTTCTTCGACGACTCCTCGCTCACCCCGTACCGCGTGAAGCTCGACGCGCTGCACGTCGAGTACGAGCAGGAGAACCCGAACGCCATCGGGCAGCCGCTCGACTTCACGGCCGACGTCACCGCCGACGTGCCCGGCGGCCAGCCGCAGGACCGCGAGGTCAAGGTCAACGACCCGCTCGCCATCGGCGGCACCGACATGTACCTGCTCGGCAACGGGTACGCGCCGCACGTGACCGTGCGCGACCCCGAGGGGAAGAGCGTCTACAGCGCGGACGTGCCGTTCCTGCCGCAGGACGCGAAGCTGAAGTCCCTCGGCGTCGTGAAGGTCCCGGACGGACTGCGCGAGCAGGTGGGCATGATCGGCTTCTTCTACCCGACGCTCGACGACTCCCGGACGCCGTTCACGTCCTCCTACCCGGATCTCGACGACCCCGTGCTGACGCTGAACGTCTACACCGGCGACCTCGGGATCAACACGGGAGTGCCCACCTCCGTCTACACGCTCCAGGTCGACACGCTGACCCAGCTCACGGGCGGGCAGACGGGGGTCCAGGGCCTCCGGATGGCCCCGGGCCAGACCGTCGACCTGCCGGACGGGCTCGGCACCGTCACCCTCGACTCCGTCCCGCGCTTCGTCTCGTTCGACGTGCACCACGACCCGACGCAGGGCTGGGTGCTGCTCTTCGCCATCCTGATCCTCGGCGGCCTGCTCACGTCCCTCTTCGTGCCGCGTCGGCGCGTGTGGGTCAAGGCCGTGCCGCAGGCGGACGGATCCACCACCCTCGAGTACGCGGGCCTGGCCCGCGGCGAGGACCCCACGCTGGAGGCCGCGGTCGCGGCCCTGGCGGACAAGCACGCGTCCGGCCTCGCGCCGGGCGCGATGTCAGAAGCGGAAGTTAGGCTCCCCTCGTGA
- the ccsB gene encoding c-type cytochrome biogenesis protein CcsB, whose amino-acid sequence MNTAMLDDVSLIALLVAMGLYAAAFIAFALDLARRSALVADAATARQPSAVGATAARRGGTATLERQPASSGPDAPVAAGRSISLNVAMVMLVVGFVVHAVATVLRGLAASRVPWANMYEFAMTGTLLILSVYLIVLTRRDLRFLGTFVTGLILILLGIAVVQYRVEVSPLPPSLQSYWLVIHVFVAALGTGFFALAFALSGVQLLQFRRESLAADAQAVKMRFLATLPDSVTLESMAYRLNIVGFIFWTFTLMAGAIWAERAWGRYWGWDTKEVWTFIIWVLYAGYIHARATRGWRGSRSAWLAIIGFSAVMFNFGVVNVFFKGLHTYSGL is encoded by the coding sequence GTGAACACGGCCATGCTCGACGACGTCTCCCTCATCGCGCTCCTCGTCGCGATGGGCCTCTACGCGGCCGCATTCATCGCGTTCGCCCTCGACCTCGCCCGCCGCTCGGCGCTCGTGGCCGACGCGGCCACCGCGCGGCAGCCCTCCGCCGTCGGCGCCACCGCGGCCCGCCGGGGCGGCACCGCCACCCTCGAGCGCCAGCCCGCCTCCTCCGGTCCGGACGCGCCCGTCGCAGCCGGCCGGTCGATCAGCCTCAACGTGGCCATGGTGATGCTCGTCGTCGGCTTCGTGGTGCACGCCGTCGCCACCGTGCTCCGCGGCCTCGCGGCCTCCCGGGTGCCGTGGGCGAACATGTACGAGTTCGCCATGACGGGCACGCTGCTCATCCTCAGCGTCTACCTCATCGTGCTCACGCGCCGCGACCTGCGCTTCCTCGGCACGTTCGTCACCGGGCTCATCCTCATCCTGCTCGGCATCGCCGTGGTCCAGTACCGCGTCGAGGTGTCGCCGCTGCCGCCGTCGCTGCAGTCGTACTGGCTCGTGATCCACGTCTTCGTCGCCGCCCTCGGCACCGGGTTCTTCGCGCTCGCCTTCGCGCTCTCGGGCGTGCAGCTGCTGCAGTTCCGGCGCGAGTCGCTCGCCGCCGACGCGCAGGCCGTGAAGATGCGCTTCCTCGCGACGCTGCCCGACTCCGTCACGCTGGAGTCGATGGCGTACCGCCTCAACATCGTGGGCTTCATCTTCTGGACCTTCACGCTCATGGCCGGCGCCATCTGGGCCGAGCGCGCATGGGGTCGCTACTGGGGGTGGGACACCAAGGAGGTCTGGACCTTCATCATCTGGGTGCTCTACGCCGGGTACATCCACGCGCGGGCCACGCGCGGTTGGCGTGGGTCGCGGTCGGCGTGGCTGGCCATCATCGGGTTTTCCGCCGTCATGTTCAACTTCGGCGTCGTGAACGTGTTCTTCAAGGGCCTGCACACCTACAGCGGCCTGTAG
- a CDS encoding o-succinylbenzoate synthase gives MLPAIDDLLATARVVALPLRTRFRGLDVREAVLIEGPLGWTEFSPFVEYDDAESAAWLEAAIDFGWTAPPAPLRDHVLVNATIPAVKGSRVAEVLARFPGCRTAKVKVAEHGTVLADDVARVAEVRRLLGPEGRVRIDANAAWKVDEAEHAIHALAEHDLEYVEQPCASVEELAELRDRIRHLGVPVAADESVRKAEDPLRVARAGAADLLVIKAQPLGGIHRALGITRDAGLPVVVSSALDTSVGISMAAHLAAAIPDLPHDCGLGTVSLFVEDVVAEPLLPVDGRIPVRRVTPDARLLDAHAADPDRRDWWLDRIRRTHAVLATRG, from the coding sequence ATGCTCCCCGCGATCGACGACCTCCTCGCCACGGCCCGCGTCGTCGCCCTCCCCCTCCGCACGCGCTTCCGCGGCCTCGACGTGCGCGAGGCCGTGCTGATCGAGGGTCCGCTCGGCTGGACCGAGTTCTCGCCGTTCGTCGAGTACGACGACGCCGAGTCCGCCGCCTGGCTGGAGGCCGCGATCGACTTCGGCTGGACCGCGCCGCCCGCGCCCCTCCGCGACCACGTGCTCGTGAACGCGACGATCCCGGCCGTGAAGGGGTCGCGCGTGGCCGAGGTGCTGGCCCGGTTCCCCGGCTGCCGCACCGCGAAGGTCAAGGTGGCCGAGCATGGCACCGTGCTCGCGGACGACGTGGCGCGCGTCGCCGAGGTGCGCCGCCTGCTGGGCCCCGAGGGCCGCGTGCGCATCGACGCGAACGCGGCCTGGAAGGTCGACGAGGCCGAGCACGCGATCCACGCCCTCGCCGAGCACGACCTCGAGTACGTGGAGCAGCCCTGCGCGTCGGTGGAGGAGCTCGCGGAGCTGCGCGACCGGATCCGCCACCTCGGCGTGCCCGTCGCCGCCGACGAGAGCGTCCGCAAGGCCGAGGACCCGTTGCGGGTGGCGCGCGCCGGCGCCGCGGACCTGCTGGTCATCAAGGCGCAGCCACTCGGTGGGATCCACCGCGCGCTCGGCATCACGCGCGACGCGGGCCTGCCCGTGGTCGTGTCCAGCGCGCTCGACACGAGCGTCGGCATCTCCATGGCCGCGCACCTCGCGGCCGCGATCCCCGACCTGCCGCACGACTGCGGGCTCGGCACGGTGTCGCTCTTCGTGGAGGACGTCGTGGCGGAGCCGCTCCTGCCGGTCGACGGCCGGATCCCGGTGCGCCGGGTGACGCCGGACGCCCGGCTCCTCGACGCGCACGCCGCGGACCCGGACCGCCGCGACTGGTGGCTCGACCGGATCCGCCGCACGCACGCCGTGCTCGCGACGCGCGGCTGA
- a CDS encoding 1,4-dihydroxy-2-naphthoyl-CoA synthase: MVKQVSDILDPTRWRDVPLAEGFTDVTYHHDLSGRIARIAFDRPEVRNAFRPRTVDELYQALDDARQDPRIGVVLLTGNGPSPKDGGWAFCSGGDQRIRGRDGYKYADGETAEGVDPARAGRLHILEVQRLIRFMPKVVIAVVPGWAAGGGHSLHVVCDLTIASAEHGRFKQTDADVGSFDGGYGSAYFARQVGQKAAREVFFLAEEHSAQRMYEMGAVNRVVPHAELEATALDWAETILGKSPTAIRMLKYAFNAVDDGMVGQQVFAGEATRLAYGTDEAVEGRDSFLEKRAPDWSPFPWQF; the protein is encoded by the coding sequence ATGGTGAAGCAGGTCTCCGACATCCTCGATCCCACCCGCTGGCGCGACGTGCCCCTCGCGGAGGGCTTCACCGACGTCACCTACCACCACGACCTCTCGGGGCGGATCGCGCGCATCGCGTTCGACCGGCCGGAGGTGCGCAACGCCTTCCGCCCGCGCACGGTCGACGAGCTGTACCAGGCGCTCGACGACGCCCGGCAGGATCCGCGCATCGGCGTCGTGCTCCTCACCGGCAACGGCCCGAGCCCGAAGGACGGCGGCTGGGCGTTCTGCAGCGGCGGCGACCAGCGCATCCGCGGGCGCGACGGCTACAAGTACGCCGACGGCGAGACCGCCGAGGGCGTCGACCCGGCGCGTGCCGGGCGCCTCCACATCCTCGAGGTCCAGCGCCTCATCCGCTTCATGCCCAAGGTCGTGATCGCGGTCGTCCCCGGCTGGGCGGCCGGCGGCGGGCACTCGCTGCACGTCGTCTGCGACCTCACCATCGCGTCGGCGGAGCACGGCCGCTTCAAGCAGACCGACGCCGACGTCGGGTCGTTCGACGGCGGGTACGGATCCGCCTACTTCGCCCGCCAGGTCGGCCAGAAGGCCGCGCGCGAGGTGTTCTTCCTGGCGGAGGAGCACAGCGCCCAGCGCATGTACGAGATGGGCGCCGTGAACCGCGTCGTGCCGCACGCCGAGCTCGAGGCGACGGCGCTGGACTGGGCGGAGACGATCCTCGGGAAGTCGCCCACCGCGATCCGCATGCTCAAGTACGCCTTCAACGCGGTGGACGACGGCATGGTCGGCCAGCAGGTGTTCGCGGGCGAGGCCACGCGCCTCGCCTACGGCACCGACGAGGCCGTCGAGGGCCGCGACTCCTTCCTCGAGAAGCGCGCGCCCGACTGGTCGCCGTTCCCGTGGCAGTTCTGA
- a CDS encoding AMP-binding protein, translating to MRRLERLTASGADVVPLLRAALAGDGPALLARPVDAPAAVGDPPPVEVERRVALVVETSGTTSRPKRVALSSDALLASAAASQTALGAPGQWILALPTHYIAGLQVLVRSIAAGTAPAVLAPGSFDPRAFADLAASMDARLARYTSLVPTQLHRLVEAADGGAAGDDARRVRDAVRRLDAILVGGQATPPHLVDRAAALGWRVVRTYGSSETAGGCVYDGVPVATAEVAVVDGQVELAGPMLAEGYLGDPGATEAAFGEHDGRRWYRTGDGGALVDGVLRITGRLDDVVISGGEKLRLAAVEEAVRSLAAWDARLGEAVAVPGEHAGWGQRPVVFVLGAVDPQLAERVRRELAARLGRVAGSTAVRGIPEMPTLPSGKPDRRALRALADAHPAA from the coding sequence GTGAGGCGCCTCGAGCGGCTCACCGCGTCCGGCGCCGACGTCGTGCCCCTCCTCCGCGCCGCGCTCGCGGGGGACGGCCCGGCGCTGCTCGCGCGCCCGGTGGACGCGCCCGCGGCCGTCGGGGATCCGCCGCCGGTCGAGGTCGAGCGACGCGTCGCGCTCGTGGTCGAGACCTCCGGCACCACCTCCCGGCCCAAGCGCGTGGCCCTGTCGTCGGATGCGCTGCTGGCGAGCGCCGCCGCGTCGCAGACCGCGCTCGGGGCGCCCGGGCAGTGGATCCTCGCGCTGCCCACCCACTACATCGCCGGCCTGCAGGTGCTCGTGCGCTCGATCGCGGCGGGCACGGCACCGGCGGTCCTCGCGCCCGGCAGCTTCGACCCGCGCGCCTTCGCGGACCTGGCCGCGTCGATGGACGCGCGCCTCGCCCGGTACACGTCGCTCGTGCCGACGCAGCTGCACCGGCTGGTCGAGGCGGCGGACGGCGGCGCAGCGGGGGACGACGCCCGCCGCGTCCGCGACGCCGTCCGCCGCCTCGACGCGATCCTCGTCGGCGGGCAGGCCACGCCCCCGCACCTCGTCGACCGGGCCGCCGCGCTCGGCTGGCGCGTGGTGCGCACCTACGGATCCAGCGAGACCGCCGGCGGCTGCGTGTACGACGGCGTGCCGGTCGCGACGGCCGAGGTCGCCGTCGTCGACGGCCAGGTCGAGCTCGCCGGCCCGATGCTCGCGGAGGGCTACCTGGGCGACCCCGGCGCCACCGAAGCGGCGTTCGGCGAGCACGACGGCCGCCGCTGGTACCGCACGGGCGACGGCGGCGCGCTCGTCGACGGCGTGCTGCGGATCACCGGGCGGCTCGACGACGTCGTGATCTCCGGCGGCGAGAAGCTGCGGCTGGCCGCGGTCGAGGAGGCGGTGCGCTCGCTCGCGGCGTGGGACGCGCGCCTCGGCGAGGCCGTCGCGGTGCCCGGCGAGCACGCGGGGTGGGGCCAGCGTCCGGTGGTGTTCGTGCTGGGCGCGGTGGATCCTCAGCTCGCCGAGCGCGTGCGCCGCGAGCTGGCCGCGCGCCTCGGTCGCGTCGCCGGGTCGACCGCCGTGCGCGGGATCCCGGAGATGCCGACGCTGCCGTCCGGCAAGCCCGACCGGCGCGCGCTCCGGGCCCTGGCCGACGCGCATCCGGCCGCCTGA
- a CDS encoding CsbD family protein, protein MSADDKAQNTGEKLAGKAEEAFGKLTGDDSKVAEGEAEQAGASAKQAGENVKDVFKK, encoded by the coding sequence ATGAGTGCGGACGACAAGGCCCAGAACACCGGCGAGAAGCTCGCGGGGAAGGCCGAGGAGGCCTTCGGGAAGCTGACCGGCGACGACAGCAAGGTCGCCGAAGGCGAAGCGGAGCAGGCCGGGGCAAGCGCCAAGCAGGCCGGCGAGAACGTGAAGGACGTCTTCAAGAAGTAA
- a CDS encoding NUDIX hydrolase → MTSTPDPARRPVLPVIDDDDDDDDDDLDQPDGPDGPASDDPLRAASERPLRVSALALIRDRRVLMVRVEGQDVLYLPGGKIEPGEGARQALMREAAEEVGLDIDPATVEDLFTVLADAHGVHAGRLVSMTVYRAEPRDREQEPVASGEVAELELVGSADADRCPPAGQAALERLVALRLID, encoded by the coding sequence GTGACCTCGACCCCCGACCCGGCCCGTCGACCCGTCCTCCCCGTCATCGACGACGATGACGACGATGACGACGACGACCTCGATCAGCCGGACGGCCCCGACGGCCCCGCATCCGACGACCCGCTCCGCGCCGCCTCCGAGCGGCCGCTGCGCGTCTCCGCGCTGGCCCTCATCCGCGACCGGCGGGTGCTGATGGTGCGCGTCGAGGGCCAGGACGTGCTCTACCTGCCCGGCGGCAAGATCGAGCCGGGCGAGGGCGCGCGGCAGGCGCTGATGCGCGAGGCCGCCGAGGAGGTCGGGCTCGACATCGACCCCGCGACCGTCGAGGACCTCTTCACGGTCCTCGCCGACGCCCACGGCGTGCACGCCGGACGCCTCGTGAGCATGACCGTCTACCGGGCGGAGCCGCGGGACCGCGAGCAGGAGCCCGTCGCCTCGGGCGAGGTCGCCGAGCTCGAGCTCGTGGGGTCCGCGGACGCCGACCGCTGCCCGCCCGCCGGGCAGGCGGCCCTGGAGCGCCTGGTGGCGCTCCGGCTCATCGACTGA
- a CDS encoding GNAT family N-acetyltransferase, translating to MHGDLPAIGPVDVRGPIRTSRLVLRPFAPDDLVAVDAYATSPGARGHLAGTPTGARPDAARLLADRLGWTRLAAVGDRLALAVELPAQGPRPAHVVGEAHARLREPAARQAELGVVLHEDVRGAGLAGEAADRILELLFEEAGVHRVTARADARDAAALALATRLGMRREALLVHDRWVEGAWADTVVVALLDVEWAARTSLDGL from the coding sequence GTGCACGGAGACCTGCCCGCGATCGGCCCCGTCGACGTGCGCGGGCCGATCCGCACCTCCCGCCTCGTGCTCCGTCCGTTCGCGCCCGACGACCTGGTCGCCGTCGACGCCTACGCGACCTCGCCGGGCGCGCGCGGCCACCTGGCCGGCACCCCGACGGGCGCCCGACCCGACGCGGCGCGCCTGCTCGCCGACCGCCTCGGCTGGACGCGCCTCGCTGCCGTCGGCGACCGGCTGGCCCTCGCCGTGGAGCTGCCGGCCCAGGGTCCGCGACCCGCCCACGTGGTCGGCGAGGCGCACGCGCGGCTGCGCGAGCCCGCCGCCCGCCAGGCCGAGCTCGGCGTCGTCCTGCACGAGGACGTGCGCGGGGCGGGGCTCGCGGGCGAGGCGGCCGACCGGATCCTCGAGCTGCTGTTCGAGGAGGCCGGCGTCCACCGCGTCACGGCCCGGGCGGACGCACGCGACGCGGCGGCACTCGCCCTGGCCACGCGCCTCGGCATGCGCCGGGAGGCCCTGCTCGTGCACGACAGGTGGGTCGAGGGGGCGTGGGCCGATACCGTGGTCGTCGCCCTGCTCGACGTCGAGTGGGCGGCTCGCACGAGCCTCGACGGACTGTAG